A portion of the Chryseobacterium tructae genome contains these proteins:
- a CDS encoding T9SS type A sorting domain-containing protein, giving the protein MSTATKIKNLTCSTNKLLSLDVSMLTNLISLQCSDNLLSELDFSKNKAMQDVACNHNPNLQKISLKNGTSQASYLTYLFPNPKLAYICCDEDEINFFNISNNIYNNNTEINSYCSFTPGGTFYNIQGNIKVDGNNNGCDANDTNKASQKFIITGNGITGTAIANTSGNFSIPVQAGTHTVTPVLENPAYFNISPASFTASFPQQVSPFTQNICITPNGVHNDLETVIIPVTDAAPGFESTYKIIYKNKGNTTQSGNLIFAYNDSVMDYISATLSPSSQSLGTLNWNFTNLLPFETKEIVITVKLNTPTQIPALNGGDILHYTAKINGATDETPTNNSFTLNQLVVNSFDPNDKTCLEGTSIAKTKVGDFVHYLIRFENTGTANARNIVVKDEIDTSKFDISSLVTLDGSHSYVTRITDPNVVEFIFENIQLPFDDAHNEGYISFKIKTKSTLAVGNSFSNTAKIYFDYNFPIVTNTYTTSVMGTLATDEIKNEKSLMSVYPNPAKDILHINSPTEVIKAVIYDSAGRVVTSMGIKENTVNISELPKGNYLIKIFLKDNVSVQKFIKE; this is encoded by the coding sequence TTGTCTACAGCAACCAAGATCAAAAATTTAACATGCAGCACCAATAAACTATTAAGTCTGGATGTCAGCATGCTTACCAATCTTATTTCATTGCAATGTTCTGATAATCTACTTTCAGAGCTTGATTTCTCCAAAAATAAGGCAATGCAAGATGTAGCTTGTAACCACAACCCCAACCTCCAAAAAATCTCTTTAAAGAACGGGACATCTCAGGCGTCATATCTTACTTACTTATTTCCTAATCCAAAGCTTGCTTACATTTGTTGTGATGAAGATGAAATCAATTTTTTCAATATCTCTAATAATATTTACAATAATAATACAGAAATCAATTCATACTGTTCATTTACTCCTGGAGGAACATTTTACAACATCCAGGGAAACATAAAGGTAGATGGCAATAACAATGGCTGCGATGCCAATGATACCAACAAGGCTTCGCAAAAGTTTATCATCACAGGAAATGGTATTACAGGGACTGCGATTGCCAATACTTCCGGCAATTTTTCTATTCCGGTTCAGGCAGGCACTCATACGGTGACTCCGGTTCTTGAAAATCCTGCCTATTTCAATATTTCCCCTGCAAGTTTTACAGCAAGCTTCCCTCAACAGGTAAGCCCGTTTACTCAAAACATCTGTATAACTCCTAATGGTGTTCATAATGACTTGGAAACAGTCATTATACCTGTAACAGACGCTGCTCCGGGATTCGAATCAACCTATAAAATCATTTATAAAAACAAAGGAAATACCACACAATCAGGCAATCTGATATTTGCTTACAATGATAGTGTAATGGATTATATAAGTGCAACATTGTCACCATCTTCTCAATCTTTAGGAACATTGAACTGGAATTTCACCAATCTTCTTCCTTTTGAAACCAAAGAAATCGTCATTACAGTTAAGCTAAATACTCCAACACAAATCCCTGCTTTAAATGGTGGCGACATTCTGCATTATACAGCAAAAATCAATGGAGCAACAGATGAAACACCAACAAACAATAGTTTTACTTTAAATCAACTTGTGGTCAATTCTTTTGATCCTAATGATAAAACCTGTCTTGAAGGAACTTCTATTGCAAAAACCAAAGTGGGAGACTTTGTACATTATCTCATTCGATTTGAGAATACAGGAACAGCTAATGCCAGAAATATTGTAGTAAAAGATGAGATCGACACTTCGAAATTTGATATTTCTTCTTTAGTTACTTTGGATGGAAGTCACAGCTATGTCACAAGAATAACTGATCCTAATGTGGTAGAATTTATTTTCGAAAATATTCAATTACCTTTTGATGATGCTCATAATGAAGGATATATTTCATTTAAGATTAAAACAAAATCTACTTTAGCAGTGGGTAATAGTTTCAGTAATACAGCCAAGATCTATTTTGATTACAATTTTCCTATTGTCACCAATACTTATACAACATCTGTAATGGGTACATTGGCTACTGATGAGATCAAAAATGAGAAGAGTTTAATGAGTGTTTATCCTAATCCTGCAAAAGATATACTACACATCAATTCACCAACTGAAGTAATTAAAGCTGTAATCTACGATTCAGCCGGAAGAGTTGTTACTTCTATGGGTATAAAAGAAAACACTGTGAATATTTCGGAGTTGCCTAAAGGAAATTATCTGATTAAGATATTCTTAAAAGATAACGTTTCTGTTCAGAAGTTTATTAAAGAGTAA
- a CDS encoding leucine-rich repeat domain-containing protein: MKNIYFFVLLLAQVSAAAQIINFPDPAFKAKLVSATSGNYIAYNLNGSATAIDTNNDGEIQISEAQNISKLSFSGTSITDIMGIQSFTNLTSLSVMGNPLLTTVNVSNMTNLKS, encoded by the coding sequence ATGAAAAATATTTATTTTTTTGTGCTCTTACTAGCACAAGTATCTGCAGCTGCGCAGATCATTAATTTTCCAGATCCTGCATTCAAAGCAAAACTCGTCTCAGCAACTTCGGGGAATTATATTGCTTATAATCTCAATGGATCAGCGACTGCCATAGATACCAATAACGACGGAGAAATTCAGATAAGTGAAGCTCAAAACATCTCAAAGCTGTCATTTAGTGGTACTTCTATTACTGATATTATGGGAATACAGAGCTTTACTAACCTTACCTCTCTTAGTGTAATGGGAAATCCATTACTTACGACAGTGAATGTGAGTAATATGACCAATCTAAAGAGTTAG
- a CDS encoding DUF7619 domain-containing protein, whose translation MKKLIMMKNTNLDNVDLSNLSGLEDLFIGESTNVNFTSLNLSNNLNLKKIHIDKPNLTSLILGTLNQLQQVIINRTQLTSLDFTNTPQITNLTLDKNPAISTLTIQNNNNLEYVRIQNSPLLASISVQNKPTLLGFTLSATNVSSLNFSGSPKIFSISLGDNKISSLDVSPVTDLIFLSLGEDFLTSIDVSQNAKLSSLNVAGNAMTTVNVKNGKPNTEFNASPKSLTPNLAYVCCDPNKVKSITNMLLSYGQNNVVVNSYCSFAPGGTTYLVQGNTKLDVDNNGCDITDPIKAFQKFNITNGSNSGSYIANNTGNYSLPLPAGTHTITPVVENPSYFTISPASITANFPTQASPLLQNFCLAPNGIHNDLEVVIIPTTSAIPGYLSQYKMVYKNKGNSVQSGTLTLNYNNSLSNFQSSTLAPSTQLPGVLNWNFTNLLPFETKEITVTLKLNTPTQTPPLNNGTILQYNAQINAGTDETPNDNIFTLNQNVINSFDPNDKTCLEGTSIEKIQVGDYVHYLIRFENTGTANARNIVVKDEIDAAKFDISSVVALSGSHNFVTQISQPNVIEFIFENIQLPIDDANNDGYVSFKIKTKSTLNIGDSFSNTANIYFDYNHPIITNTFTTSVLNKEILATSETNGKIDQFIIYPNPVKDILHIKTKEAINKIEIYDTAGRVISSIGTKENSINVSELPKGNYLIKLFLKDKVSVQKFVKE comes from the coding sequence TTGAAAAAGCTTATCATGATGAAAAATACCAATTTGGACAATGTAGATCTTTCTAATCTTTCAGGGCTGGAAGATCTTTTTATTGGGGAAAGCACTAATGTGAACTTCACTAGCTTAAACCTATCTAATAATCTCAATCTAAAAAAGATTCACATTGACAAACCTAATCTAACTTCACTTATATTAGGTACATTAAACCAACTTCAACAAGTAATTATCAATAGAACCCAACTTACTTCTCTTGACTTTACCAATACTCCCCAGATCACAAATCTGACTCTTGATAAAAATCCAGCAATTAGTACACTTACGATTCAGAATAATAACAATTTAGAGTATGTACGAATTCAAAACAGTCCATTGCTTGCTTCAATCAGCGTTCAGAATAAGCCTACTTTACTAGGATTCACTCTATCCGCTACCAATGTATCTTCTTTAAATTTTTCAGGATCACCCAAAATATTCAGTATATCATTGGGCGATAATAAAATCTCCTCCTTAGATGTGTCACCCGTTACAGATCTTATCTTTCTCTCCCTAGGTGAAGATTTTCTTACAAGCATCGATGTAAGTCAAAATGCAAAACTGAGTTCTTTAAATGTAGCTGGTAATGCAATGACTACTGTAAATGTGAAAAATGGAAAACCTAATACGGAATTCAATGCCAGCCCGAAATCATTGACCCCGAATTTAGCTTATGTATGTTGTGACCCCAATAAAGTAAAATCAATCACCAATATGCTGCTTAGCTATGGACAAAATAATGTAGTTGTTAACAGCTATTGTTCTTTCGCTCCGGGAGGAACAACTTACCTTGTTCAAGGAAATACAAAACTTGATGTTGATAACAACGGTTGCGATATAACTGACCCTATTAAGGCATTCCAAAAATTCAATATTACCAATGGAAGCAATTCAGGCAGCTATATTGCCAATAACACAGGAAATTATTCTTTGCCTTTGCCAGCAGGTACACATACCATCACGCCTGTTGTTGAAAACCCTTCTTATTTTACGATCTCTCCTGCAAGTATTACAGCCAATTTTCCTACTCAGGCAAGCCCTTTATTACAAAACTTCTGTCTTGCTCCAAACGGAATTCACAACGATCTTGAAGTCGTGATTATCCCGACAACGTCTGCCATTCCAGGTTATCTTTCTCAATATAAGATGGTATATAAAAATAAAGGTAATTCGGTACAATCAGGAACGCTAACATTGAACTATAATAATAGCTTATCCAACTTTCAGTCTTCAACCCTTGCTCCAAGTACACAGTTACCGGGAGTTCTAAATTGGAACTTCACCAATCTTCTTCCTTTTGAAACGAAAGAGATTACAGTCACTTTAAAGTTGAATACCCCTACACAAACTCCTCCATTAAACAATGGTACTATTTTACAGTATAACGCTCAAATTAATGCAGGCACCGATGAAACCCCCAATGACAATATTTTCACACTGAACCAAAACGTTATCAATTCTTTTGATCCTAATGATAAGACTTGCCTTGAAGGAACTTCTATTGAAAAAATACAAGTGGGAGATTACGTTCATTACCTGATAAGATTTGAAAATACAGGAACAGCTAATGCTCGTAATATTGTGGTAAAAGATGAAATCGATGCCGCAAAATTTGATATTTCATCTGTGGTTGCATTAAGTGGAAGTCATAATTTTGTAACCCAAATCAGCCAACCTAATGTTATTGAGTTTATTTTCGAAAATATCCAGCTCCCTATTGATGATGCTAATAATGACGGATATGTTTCATTTAAGATTAAAACTAAATCTACATTGAATATTGGGGACAGCTTCAGTAATACCGCAAATATTTACTTTGATTATAATCACCCGATCATTACCAATACTTTCACTACAAGTGTTCTGAATAAAGAAATTCTCGCAACCTCTGAAACGAATGGAAAAATTGATCAGTTCATCATCTATCCAAATCCGGTAAAAGATATTCTCCATATAAAAACTAAAGAGGCAATCAACAAAATCGAAATTTATGATACTGCCGGAAGAGTTATTTCCTCTATAGGAACAAAAGAAAATTCAATTAATGTTTCGGAGCTGCCTAAAGGCAATTATCTGATTAAGCTATTCTTAAAAGATAAAGTTTCTGTACAGAAATTTGTAAAAGAGTAA